A part of Bacillus rossius redtenbacheri isolate Brsri chromosome 1, Brsri_v3, whole genome shotgun sequence genomic DNA contains:
- the LOC134545879 gene encoding uncharacterized protein LOC134545879, with product MVYKCCVPQCRGNYEGGPKVHVFKFPDSEDIKNAWLNAIPREHFIPTKYSRVCEVHFKSAEVLWESVYFDEKSGRTLTAPLERPKLKDGAVPSVFPGCPSYLSSGSQSVRDSPRKKRQRKEAAAVERATAESLQTYADYESKHVCSTYDELVLLCKSAKTSVFWDLINRPDKLAYVHISFEDAPVLTYTVTIKSDMTLTCYYQGVQLKNLSQLNFPLIVNNINQITDVLTTIENLHHGDCKVSDKYAVVKSLLDTMNSDDEEHQNFVNFLSTQLELIQQPKNGLKYNTELFVFASLVSIISPHAYKFIRSSGNIILPHPNTIRRLCYSFKFGPETEQLEENFLFYVKNKVSQLTPQERHVVLMVDEIHIKQFLDYKGGNIVGSSFNSENAASSAHVFMVQSVSTAVRELPMTSRRPAVRPGWVRRGFVCRE from the exons ATGGTATACAAGTGTTGTGTTCCACAATGTCGTGGAAATTATGAAGGTGGCCCGAAAGTTCACGTCTTCAAATTTCCCGACAGTGAAGATATTAAAAATGCGTGGTTGAACGCAATTCCTCGGGAACACTTCATACCCACAAAATATTCCAGG gtttgCGAAGTCCATTTTAAGAGTGCTGAAGTACTGTGGGAGTCAGTATACTTTGATGAGAAATCTGGGAGAACTCTGACAGCACCTTTGGAAAGACCAAAACTGAAAGATGGTGCAGTGCCGTCAGTGTTTCCCGGTTGCCCCTCCTACTTATCATCGGGCTCGCAGTCAGTTCGTGATTCGCCAAGGAAGAAGCGACAGCGCAAAGAAGCAGCAGCAGTCGAACGTGCTACTGCTGAAAGTTTACAAACCTATGCTGattatgaaagtaaacatgtgtgTAGTACTTATGACGAATTAGTTTTACTATGTAAAAGTGCTAAGACATCTGTTTTTTGGGATCTTATCAATCGTCCAGATAAACTCGCATATGTCCACATCAGCTTTGAAGATGCTCCAGTTTTGACATATACGGTTACTATCAAAAGTGATATGACTTTAACGTGTTATTATCAAGGAGTGCAGTTAAAAAATCTCTCTCAGTTAAATTTTCCATTGATAGTGAACAATATAAACCAAATCACAGACGTCCTAACAACAATTGAAAATCTTCACCATGGTGACTGTAAAGTAAGTGACAAATACGCAGTGGTGAAATCATTACTTGACACTATGAACAGTGATGATGAAGAACACCAGAATTTTGTTAACTTTTTGTCTACCCAGTTAGAGTTGATCCAGCAGCCGAAAAATGGACTGAAGTATAATACTGAATTGTTTGTATTTGCATCACTTGTTTCTATCATTTCACCTCATGCATATAAGTTTATTAGAAGTTCAGGCAACATCATTCTTCCACATCCGAATACAATACGCAGATTATGTTATtcatttaaatttggtccagaAACAGAGCAGTTGGAAGAAAATTTTTTGTTCTATGTGAAAAATAAGGTATCTCAGCTTACACCCCAAGAACGTCATGTTGTTCTTATGGTAGATGAAATCCATATTAAGCAGTTTCTAGATTACAAGGGTGGAAACATAGTAGGTTCTAGTTTTAATTCTGAAAATGCTGCTTCAAGTGCCCACGTGTTCATGGTTCAAA